The Polymorphobacter megasporae genome window below encodes:
- a CDS encoding heavy metal translocating P-type ATPase, with translation MTVDPAASPHHAAYHEQTYHFCSAGCRTKFVAGPAKYLGAPREASAAPGAVWTCPMHPEIRRDKPGSCPICGMALEPAEPSLDDGPNPELVDFTRRLWFTGVLAVPLLVVSMGAEMFGWHLFDARTSAWVQLALSAPIVLWAGWPFFARGWTSVVTRHLNMFTLIAIGVGAAFLYSLAATLVPGVFPSAFRMHGAVPVYYEAAGVVVTLVLLGQVLELRARAATGRAIGALLDLAPKTAHRLAADGSESEVALAEVRTGDRLRIRPGEAIPVDGIVIDGRSAVDESMLTGEPAPVEKFAAAALTGGTVNGTGSLVMETRAVGADTMLARIVRMVADAQRSRAPIQAVADRVAGWFVPAVVLVSVITFVVWSLVGPEPRMGHALLNAIAVLIIACPCALGLATPMSIMVAAGRGAQAGVLIKNAEALQAFDTVDTLVVDKTGTLTEGKPRLTATEPVPGFTAEQLLAAAAAVEAQSEHPLARAIVGAAREQQLAFGTVADFASQTGLGVSATVDGVPVVLGNTAQMTRVGVDPSPLEAAADAQRQTGAGTLFVAIGGRLAGFLAVADPVRGNVREAITALRDDGLRIIMLTGDNLTTANAVATAVGGLDEVRAGLAPEDKARIVGELKAQGRRVAMAGDGINDAPALAAADVGLAMGTGTDVAIESAGMTLTGGDISAIVRARTLSRATMRNIRQNLFFSFVFNGIGVPVAAGVLYPVAGILLSPMFAGAAMALSSLTVVLNALRLNAVKL, from the coding sequence ATGACCGTCGATCCGGCGGCATCGCCGCATCATGCCGCGTACCACGAGCAGACCTATCATTTTTGCAGCGCCGGCTGCCGGACGAAGTTCGTCGCCGGTCCCGCCAAATACCTCGGTGCGCCGCGAGAAGCGTCGGCGGCACCCGGTGCGGTCTGGACCTGCCCGATGCATCCCGAGATTCGTCGCGACAAACCGGGGAGCTGTCCGATCTGCGGCATGGCGCTCGAACCGGCGGAGCCATCGCTCGACGACGGCCCTAATCCCGAACTGGTCGACTTCACCCGGCGGCTCTGGTTCACGGGCGTTCTCGCCGTGCCGCTGCTGGTCGTCTCGATGGGTGCCGAGATGTTCGGCTGGCACCTTTTCGACGCGCGCACTTCGGCATGGGTTCAGCTCGCTCTGTCCGCGCCGATCGTCCTTTGGGCAGGGTGGCCGTTCTTTGCGCGGGGGTGGACGTCGGTCGTCACCCGGCACCTCAACATGTTCACGCTGATCGCGATCGGGGTGGGTGCCGCCTTTCTCTATAGCCTCGCCGCGACGCTGGTTCCGGGCGTGTTCCCGTCGGCGTTCCGGATGCACGGGGCGGTCCCGGTCTACTACGAGGCGGCAGGCGTCGTCGTGACGCTCGTCCTGCTTGGCCAGGTGCTCGAACTCCGCGCGCGGGCTGCGACCGGCCGCGCGATCGGCGCATTGCTCGACCTCGCCCCCAAGACCGCACATCGGCTGGCCGCCGATGGCAGTGAGTCCGAAGTCGCGCTCGCCGAGGTGCGCACCGGCGACCGGCTCCGCATCCGCCCCGGCGAAGCGATCCCGGTCGACGGCATCGTTATCGACGGACGCTCGGCGGTCGATGAGTCGATGCTGACGGGCGAGCCCGCGCCGGTCGAGAAGTTTGCCGCCGCTGCGCTTACCGGCGGGACGGTCAACGGCACCGGCAGCCTCGTCATGGAGACGCGCGCCGTCGGGGCCGACACGATGCTGGCCCGGATCGTCCGGATGGTCGCCGACGCGCAGCGCAGCCGCGCCCCGATTCAGGCCGTTGCCGACCGCGTCGCGGGCTGGTTCGTCCCCGCCGTCGTGCTCGTCTCGGTCATCACTTTCGTCGTCTGGAGCCTCGTCGGACCCGAACCGCGGATGGGCCACGCCCTGCTCAATGCGATCGCGGTCCTGATCATCGCCTGCCCGTGCGCGCTCGGACTGGCGACGCCGATGTCGATCATGGTCGCCGCCGGGCGCGGGGCGCAGGCGGGCGTGCTGATCAAGAACGCCGAGGCGTTGCAGGCGTTCGACACGGTCGACACGCTGGTCGTCGACAAGACCGGAACGCTGACCGAGGGCAAGCCCCGCCTCACCGCCACCGAGCCGGTACCCGGCTTCACCGCCGAGCAACTGCTCGCCGCCGCGGCCGCCGTCGAGGCGCAGTCGGAGCACCCGCTCGCCCGCGCCATCGTCGGCGCTGCACGTGAGCAGCAGCTGGCGTTCGGCACCGTCGCGGACTTCGCCTCGCAGACCGGGCTCGGCGTCAGCGCCACCGTCGATGGCGTTCCGGTCGTGCTCGGCAACACTGCGCAGATGACGCGCGTCGGGGTCGATCCGTCGCCGCTCGAAGCCGCCGCCGACGCGCAGCGCCAGACCGGCGCGGGCACGCTGTTCGTCGCCATCGGCGGCAGGCTCGCCGGGTTTCTCGCCGTCGCCGATCCGGTTCGCGGCAACGTCCGCGAGGCGATCACCGCGCTCCGCGACGACGGTCTTCGCATCATCATGCTGACCGGCGACAACCTGACCACGGCGAACGCGGTCGCAACCGCGGTCGGCGGCCTCGACGAGGTTCGCGCCGGGCTTGCGCCGGAGGACAAGGCGCGGATCGTCGGCGAGCTCAAGGCACAGGGCCGCCGCGTCGCGATGGCGGGCGACGGCATCAACGACGCGCCAGCGTTGGCAGCCGCCGACGTCGGGCTGGCGATGGGCACCGGCACCGACGTCGCGATCGAGAGCGCGGGCATGACACTGACCGGCGGCGACATCTCGGCGATCGTGCGAGCGCGCACGCTGTCGAGAGCGACGATGCGCAACATTCGCCAGAACCTGTTCTTCTCGTTCGTGTTCAACGGCATCGGCGTGCCGGTGGCGGCTGGAGTGCTTTACCCCGTCGCGGGCATTCTCCTGTCGCCGATGTTCGCCGGGGCGGCGATGGCGCTGTCGTCGTTGACCGTCGTGCTCAATGCGCTGCGCCTCAACGCCGTGAAGCTCTGA
- a CDS encoding cation diffusion facilitator family transporter: MKSGAKSGSTVVVWAALAGNLAIAVVKFIAAAISGSSAMLSEGVHSLVDTINEVLLLYGMKRSARKPDADHPLGYGRELYFWSFVVALLIFAVGAGVSVYEGVAHLLHPEPISSPALVFGVLGVSAVFEGASWFVAFREFRSKQGGLTIWQAFRRSKDPPSFMVLFEDSAALTGIAVAAAGSGLAVVTGDPRWDGAASLLIGLILAVVAALLARESKALLIGERADPALSTAVLRLAHETAGVDRANGVATIQLAPDQVVVTLSLEFDDALRTPEIEAAVIDLERRIRDHHPEVSAIFVKPQANHEAKRRQASGESGLRIDDLR; this comes from the coding sequence GTGAAGTCGGGCGCTAAATCGGGCAGCACCGTCGTTGTCTGGGCGGCGCTTGCGGGCAATCTCGCGATCGCCGTCGTCAAGTTCATCGCGGCGGCGATCAGCGGATCGTCGGCGATGCTGTCCGAGGGGGTACACAGCCTCGTCGACACGATCAACGAGGTGCTGCTGCTGTACGGCATGAAGCGCAGCGCGCGGAAACCCGACGCCGACCACCCGCTCGGCTACGGCCGCGAGCTGTACTTCTGGAGCTTCGTCGTCGCGCTGCTGATCTTCGCGGTCGGAGCCGGCGTCTCGGTCTACGAGGGCGTTGCGCACCTGCTTCACCCCGAGCCGATCAGTTCGCCCGCGCTGGTCTTCGGCGTGCTCGGGGTTTCGGCGGTTTTCGAGGGGGCGTCGTGGTTCGTCGCCTTCCGCGAATTCCGCTCGAAGCAGGGCGGACTGACGATCTGGCAGGCGTTCCGCCGGTCGAAGGACCCGCCGTCGTTCATGGTGCTGTTCGAGGATTCAGCGGCCCTGACCGGGATCGCCGTTGCCGCCGCCGGTTCGGGGCTCGCGGTCGTCACCGGCGATCCGCGCTGGGACGGCGCGGCGAGCCTGCTGATCGGGCTGATCCTCGCCGTCGTCGCTGCACTGCTCGCGCGCGAGTCGAAGGCGCTGCTGATCGGCGAGCGCGCCGACCCCGCGCTGAGTACGGCGGTCTTGCGGCTCGCGCATGAGACCGCCGGGGTCGACCGGGCGAACGGCGTTGCGACGATCCAGCTCGCCCCCGACCAGGTCGTCGTCACCCTCAGTCTCGAATTCGACGACGCGCTGCGGACGCCGGAAATCGAGGCGGCGGTGATCGATCTCGAGCGCCGCATCCGCGACCACCACCCCGAGGTGTCGGCGATCTTCGTCAAGCCGCAGGCCAACCACGAAGCGAAACGACGGCAGGCGTCGGGCGAGAGCGGGCTCCGAATCGACGATCTGCGATAG
- a CDS encoding 6-phosphogluconolactonase translates to MIEAEWWDYEDTDELYDAVASDIEFIIDSALDARGDALIALPGGALPGPVYARLAKAKLNWKRVTIIPTDDRMVAPTDASSTVGMLARAFLPIGARVIPLIGDAKAEYKKAGLDADERLGAMKWPLDLAWLVVDADGGTGSLVASPDLDAAITAPATCKAIGVMPAGGKDGRVTLTKTTLMAARALSVACQGDAAKAALETALEDGAKSKLPVGRLLAGTELPFDIHWVA, encoded by the coding sequence ATGATCGAAGCCGAATGGTGGGACTATGAGGACACCGACGAACTGTACGATGCGGTCGCGTCGGACATCGAATTCATCATCGACAGCGCGTTGGACGCGCGTGGCGATGCGCTGATCGCCCTGCCCGGCGGGGCGTTGCCCGGACCGGTCTATGCCCGGCTGGCGAAGGCCAAGCTCAACTGGAAGCGCGTGACGATCATTCCGACCGACGACCGGATGGTCGCCCCGACCGACGCGTCGAGCACCGTCGGCATGCTGGCGCGCGCCTTCCTGCCGATCGGCGCGCGGGTCATCCCGCTAATCGGCGACGCGAAAGCCGAATATAAGAAGGCCGGGCTCGATGCCGATGAGCGGCTTGGCGCAATGAAGTGGCCGCTCGACCTCGCGTGGCTGGTCGTCGATGCCGACGGCGGCACCGGCTCGCTCGTCGCCAGCCCCGACCTCGACGCGGCGATCACCGCCCCGGCGACGTGCAAGGCGATCGGGGTGATGCCGGCAGGCGGCAAGGACGGCCGTGTGACGCTGACCAAGACGACGCTGATGGCGGCGCGCGCGCTGTCGGTCGCTTGCCAGGGCGACGCGGCAAAGGCCGCGCTCGAGACCGCGCTCGAAGACGGGGCCAAGTCGAAGCTCCCGGTTGGACGGCTGCTTGCGGGGACCGAACTCCCCTTCGATATCCACTGGGTCGCGTGA
- a CDS encoding SAM-dependent methyltransferase, which yields MFLLTRLFNKMIREGELTIVDHRGTVHRFGAPSATIRPVTFRLTDARTARAIALGPAIGAGEGYMDGRLIMEDGDIKDLVHLVTHNVRWDRDNPIRLGLWRQAAIAAKLDQINFSRRSKRNVAHHYDLSDRLYDLFLDADRQYSCAYYDHDDDSLETAQAHKKAHIAAKLDLKPGQRVLDIGCGWGGMALYLHRVAGVDVTGVTLSEEQLKVARRRAAEAGVSDHVRFELIDYRALTGQFDRIVSVGMFEHVGLPHYRQFFDKVHSLLTPDGVALIHTIARADGPGATDPWTAKYIFPGGYAPALSQITPAVERAWLWITDIEVLRLHYALTLEEWYRRAVAAEDKIVALYDARFFRMWQFYLAAAIAAFRNDGHMNVQVQLTRKRDVLPITRDYMAAAEMRYRAIDEQLERKTA from the coding sequence ATGTTTCTTCTCACACGCTTGTTCAACAAGATGATCCGCGAAGGCGAACTGACGATCGTCGACCATCGCGGTACGGTCCACCGTTTCGGCGCGCCGTCGGCGACGATCCGCCCGGTGACCTTCCGCCTGACCGATGCCCGGACTGCGCGCGCTATCGCGCTGGGGCCCGCAATCGGCGCGGGCGAGGGCTATATGGACGGCCGCCTGATCATGGAGGACGGGGACATCAAGGACCTCGTCCACCTCGTCACGCACAACGTCCGCTGGGACCGCGATAATCCGATCCGGCTCGGGCTATGGCGGCAGGCGGCGATCGCGGCGAAGCTCGATCAGATCAATTTCAGCCGCCGGTCGAAGCGCAACGTCGCCCACCATTACGATCTGTCCGACCGGCTGTACGACCTCTTCCTCGACGCCGACCGCCAATATTCATGCGCCTATTACGACCACGACGACGACAGTCTCGAGACCGCCCAAGCCCACAAGAAGGCGCATATCGCCGCCAAACTCGATCTCAAGCCCGGGCAGCGTGTACTCGATATCGGCTGCGGCTGGGGCGGGATGGCGCTGTACCTCCACCGCGTCGCCGGGGTCGACGTCACCGGCGTGACGCTGTCCGAGGAGCAGTTGAAGGTCGCGCGCCGCCGCGCTGCCGAGGCCGGAGTCTCCGACCATGTTCGCTTCGAACTGATCGACTATCGCGCGCTCACTGGCCAGTTCGACCGGATCGTCTCGGTCGGGATGTTCGAGCATGTCGGACTGCCGCACTACCGCCAGTTCTTCGACAAGGTCCACTCGCTGCTGACCCCCGACGGCGTCGCGCTGATCCACACCATTGCCCGTGCCGACGGCCCGGGGGCGACCGACCCGTGGACGGCAAAGTACATCTTTCCCGGCGGCTATGCCCCGGCGCTGTCGCAGATCACCCCGGCGGTCGAGCGTGCGTGGCTGTGGATCACCGACATCGAGGTGCTGCGCCTTCATTATGCGCTGACGCTCGAGGAATGGTATCGCCGGGCGGTCGCGGCGGAGGACAAGATCGTCGCGCTGTACGACGCGCGCTTCTTCCGGATGTGGCAGTTCTACCTCGCAGCGGCGATCGCGGCCTTCCGCAACGACGGACACATGAACGTCCAGGTGCAGCTGACACGGAAACGTGACGTGCTCCCGATCACGCGTGACTATATGGCGGCAGCCGAGATGCGCTATCGCGCCATCGACGAGCAATTGGAGCGCAAGACAGCATGA
- the rlmN gene encoding 23S rRNA (adenine(2503)-C(2))-methyltransferase RlmN, which produces MPIMQIPGFIDPVPVPRVASLRADGKTAIVGLTRTELTEALTTAGIPAKQAKMRASQVWHWVYHRGVVDFDLMANIARDTRAVLAEHFVVGRPEIAQAQVSTDGTRKWLLRFDDGNEAECVFIPDADRGTLCVSAQVGCTLNCRFCFTGTMKLVRNLTPGEIVGQVMLARDALGEWPTGAAKSVARADDDDDDADDDDAPRGNYTSEGRMLTNIVMMGMGEPLYNFEAVKAALGIVMDATGLGLSKRRITLSTSGVVPMMARAGEEIGVNLAVSLHAVTKEVRDEIVPINKRYGIDELLAACAAYPGANNARRITFEYVMLKDKNDSDDDARELVRLIRKYRLPAKVNLIPFNPWPGSDYLCSDPDRIARFSDIVFRGGISAPVRRPRGRDIMAACGQLKSASEKISRAELDRRSAEKEAGWVDAAA; this is translated from the coding sequence ATGCCAATTATGCAAATTCCCGGCTTCATTGACCCCGTTCCGGTGCCGCGCGTCGCGTCGCTGCGCGCCGACGGCAAGACCGCGATCGTCGGGCTGACGCGGACCGAGCTGACTGAGGCGCTGACCACGGCGGGCATCCCCGCGAAGCAGGCGAAGATGCGCGCATCGCAGGTGTGGCATTGGGTGTATCACCGCGGCGTCGTCGACTTCGACCTGATGGCGAACATCGCGCGCGACACCCGCGCCGTTCTCGCCGAGCATTTCGTCGTCGGGCGCCCCGAGATTGCGCAGGCACAGGTGTCGACCGACGGGACGCGTAAGTGGCTGCTGCGCTTCGACGATGGCAACGAGGCCGAGTGCGTCTTCATTCCCGATGCCGATCGCGGGACATTGTGCGTGTCGGCGCAGGTCGGATGCACGCTCAATTGCCGCTTCTGCTTTACCGGCACGATGAAGCTCGTCCGCAACCTGACGCCGGGCGAGATCGTCGGGCAGGTGATGCTCGCACGCGATGCGCTGGGCGAATGGCCGACAGGCGCTGCGAAATCCGTCGCGAGGGCCGACGACGACGATGACGACGCGGACGACGACGATGCGCCGCGCGGCAACTATACCTCCGAAGGCCGGATGCTGACTAACATCGTGATGATGGGGATGGGCGAGCCGCTGTATAATTTCGAGGCGGTCAAGGCGGCGCTCGGCATCGTCATGGACGCGACCGGGCTTGGCCTGTCGAAGCGGCGGATTACGCTATCGACGTCGGGCGTGGTGCCGATGATGGCGCGGGCGGGCGAGGAGATCGGGGTCAACCTCGCGGTCTCGCTCCACGCAGTGACCAAGGAGGTCCGCGACGAGATCGTCCCGATCAACAAGCGCTATGGCATAGACGAGCTGCTTGCGGCGTGCGCGGCGTACCCGGGAGCGAACAACGCCCGGCGGATCACCTTCGAGTACGTCATGCTCAAGGACAAGAACGACAGCGACGACGACGCGCGCGAGCTCGTCCGGCTGATCCGCAAGTACCGTCTTCCGGCGAAGGTCAATTTGATCCCGTTCAACCCGTGGCCCGGATCGGACTATCTATGTTCGGACCCGGATCGGATCGCGCGGTTCAGCGATATCGTCTTCCGCGGCGGCATCTCGGCCCCGGTGCGCCGCCCGCGCGGTCGCGACATCATGGCGGCATGCGGGCAGTTGAAGTCGGCGAGCGAGAAGATCAGCCGCGCCGAGCTCGACCGGCGCTCGGCAGAGAAAGAAGCCGGGTGGGTCGATGCTGCGGCGTAA
- a CDS encoding FYDLN acid domain-containing protein, translating into MVNPEWGTKRACPKCNTRFYDLGNEDPVTCINCGNVWVPESMLKSKQPLPFETAKPAVKTNEDGEVIDADDEDLDVAEDAEEPDVDIGDDEDLAVVVPDDGEEEA; encoded by the coding sequence ATGGTCAATCCCGAATGGGGCACCAAGCGTGCCTGCCCGAAATGCAACACGCGATTCTACGATCTCGGCAACGAAGATCCGGTCACGTGCATCAACTGCGGCAACGTCTGGGTGCCCGAATCGATGCTCAAGTCGAAGCAGCCGTTGCCGTTCGAAACCGCGAAGCCGGCGGTCAAGACGAATGAGGACGGCGAGGTGATCGACGCCGACGACGAGGACCTCGACGTCGCCGAAGACGCCGAAGAGCCCGATGTCGACATCGGCGACGACGAGGATCTGGCCGTTGTCGTCCCGGACGACGGCGAAGAAGAGGCGTAG
- the aroA gene encoding 3-phosphoshikimate 1-carboxyvinyltransferase translates to MNAPQPLSLRAEGPLSGTVTVPGDKSISHRALMFGALAVGETVVDGLLEGEDVLSTAAALRAMGAEIVREDAGAGGEAGRWRIWGVGVGGLLQPATALDMGNSGTSTRLLMGLIASHPITATFTGDASLSSRPMARVTVPLGLMGASFTTAPGGRLPLTMTGRCPAVPLRYVLPVASAQVKSAVLLAGLNAPGRTTVVEPEATRDHSERMLRAFGAEVRVEDAPEGRAITVTGEAELRPQVIVVPGDISSAAFPIVAALIVPGSRVTIGGVGVNPTRDGLLRVLAMMGADVTLGQQREVGGEPVADITIAAGALTGIEVPPEIAASMIDEFPVLFVAAAFAQGTTVMRGLSELRVKESDRIAVMAAGLTACGVRVEELPDGLIVHGNGGDMVAGGATVAARLDHRIAMSFAVLGLRARAAVTVDDARPVATSFPGFVDLMTVLGAVQSPV, encoded by the coding sequence ATGAACGCCCCCCAGCCGCTTTCGCTTCGCGCCGAGGGGCCGCTATCGGGCACCGTCACCGTTCCCGGCGACAAGTCGATCTCGCACCGCGCCTTGATGTTCGGCGCGCTCGCGGTCGGGGAGACCGTCGTCGATGGTTTACTCGAGGGCGAGGACGTGCTGTCGACCGCCGCCGCGCTGCGGGCCATGGGGGCGGAGATCGTCAGGGAAGACGCTGGCGCCGGCGGGGAAGCGGGGCGCTGGCGGATCTGGGGCGTCGGCGTCGGCGGGCTGCTCCAGCCGGCAACCGCGCTCGACATGGGCAATAGCGGCACCTCGACGCGGCTGCTGATGGGGCTGATCGCGTCGCACCCGATCACCGCGACATTCACCGGCGACGCCTCGCTGTCGAGCCGCCCGATGGCGCGGGTGACGGTGCCGCTCGGGCTGATGGGGGCGAGCTTCACCACCGCGCCGGGCGGGCGCCTGCCGCTGACGATGACCGGGCGCTGTCCGGCGGTGCCGCTGCGCTATGTCCTCCCGGTGGCGTCGGCGCAGGTCAAGTCGGCGGTCTTGCTTGCAGGGCTAAACGCTCCCGGGCGCACGACGGTCGTCGAACCCGAGGCGACCCGCGATCACAGCGAGCGGATGCTGCGCGCCTTCGGAGCCGAAGTTCGCGTCGAGGACGCGCCCGAGGGTCGCGCGATCACCGTCACCGGCGAGGCTGAATTGCGCCCGCAGGTGATCGTCGTGCCGGGCGATATCTCGTCGGCGGCATTCCCGATCGTCGCCGCGCTGATCGTGCCGGGCAGCCGGGTGACGATCGGCGGGGTCGGGGTCAATCCGACCCGCGACGGGCTGCTCCGCGTGCTGGCGATGATGGGGGCCGACGTCACGCTCGGCCAGCAGCGCGAGGTTGGCGGCGAGCCGGTCGCCGATATCACGATCGCGGCGGGCGCGCTGACCGGGATCGAGGTGCCGCCTGAGATCGCCGCGTCGATGATTGACGAGTTCCCTGTCCTGTTCGTCGCCGCTGCCTTCGCGCAGGGAACGACGGTGATGCGCGGCCTGAGCGAGCTGCGCGTCAAGGAGAGCGACCGCATCGCGGTGATGGCGGCGGGGCTGACCGCCTGCGGGGTGCGCGTCGAGGAGCTGCCCGACGGGCTGATCGTCCACGGGAATGGCGGGGACATGGTCGCGGGCGGGGCGACGGTCGCGGCACGGCTCGATCACCGGATCGCGATGAGCTTCGCCGTCCTCGGGCTGCGCGCGAGGGCGGCGGTGACGGTCGACGACGCGCGCCCGGTGGCGACGAGCTTCCCCGGCTTCGTCGACCTGATGACTGTGCTGGGGGCAGTTCAGAGCCCGGTGTAG
- a CDS encoding NAD-dependent epimerase/dehydratase family protein — MTVLVTGVAGFIGFHTAQALLARGETVIGIDNVNDYYDPQLKRDRLDQLGGDFIFDYCDFSDFAALTKVLRGHSFDRIVHLGAQAGVGHSLKDPHSYVRSNLAGHLNLLEIARQTEGLRHMVYASSSSVYGASTKLPFSVDDRADHPVSLYAATKRADELMSESYAHLFAIPLTGLRFFTVYGPWGRPDMAIWRFTERILKDLPIELYNGGRMRRDFTYIDDIVGGVLLALDCPHGVEHRVYNLGNSRSEDLAHLVELIEAATGNAAIRELLPMQPGDVRETYADIAATTAALGFVPTTSIETGIPKFVDWFRNYTGL, encoded by the coding sequence ATGACCGTGCTCGTCACCGGCGTCGCCGGGTTCATCGGGTTTCACACCGCCCAAGCGCTGCTGGCACGCGGCGAGACGGTCATCGGGATCGATAACGTCAATGACTATTACGACCCGCAATTAAAGCGCGACCGGCTCGACCAGCTCGGCGGCGACTTCATCTTCGACTATTGCGACTTCAGCGACTTCGCAGCGCTGACGAAAGTGCTTCGCGGCCATTCGTTCGACCGGATCGTTCACCTCGGTGCGCAGGCCGGGGTCGGGCATTCGCTCAAGGACCCGCACAGCTATGTCCGGTCGAACCTTGCCGGGCATCTCAACCTGCTCGAAATCGCGCGGCAGACCGAGGGCTTGCGCCACATGGTCTATGCCTCGTCGTCCTCGGTCTACGGGGCCAGCACCAAGCTGCCGTTTTCGGTCGACGACCGTGCCGACCATCCGGTGTCGCTCTATGCCGCGACCAAGCGCGCCGACGAGCTGATGAGCGAAAGCTACGCGCATTTGTTCGCTATCCCGTTGACCGGACTGCGTTTCTTCACCGTTTACGGCCCGTGGGGACGCCCCGACATGGCGATCTGGCGCTTCACCGAGCGCATTCTCAAGGACCTCCCTATCGAGCTCTATAACGGCGGGCGGATGCGTCGCGATTTCACGTACATCGACGATATCGTCGGCGGCGTGCTCCTCGCGCTCGACTGTCCGCACGGTGTCGAACACCGGGTCTATAACCTCGGCAACAGCCGCTCCGAAGACCTCGCGCACCTCGTCGAGCTAATCGAGGCGGCGACCGGAAATGCAGCTATCCGCGAACTGCTGCCGATGCAGCCCGGCGATGTCCGCGAAACCTACGCAGATATCGCCGCAACAACCGCCGCCCTGGGCTTCGTCCCGACGACGAGCATCGAAACCGGCATCCCGAAATTCGTTGACTGGTTCCGCAACTACACCGGGCTCTGA
- the wecB gene encoding non-hydrolyzing UDP-N-acetylglucosamine 2-epimerase: MSGGVPSGGGVVCVLGTRPEAIKLAPVVLALAARGVVVTLCSTGQQRDLTRATLDDFGLVPNIDLDLMQPDQSPQAFVATALPLLGQTIARLAPAMVIVQGDTATTLAGAMAAAYACVPVAHVEAGLRSGTAEPFPEDMHRRVIAQLATHHFAPTQIAQAALVREGIAWGAISVTGNPVIDALRLAEARLGADAALRAGVDQVLPPLREGRAMVLVTAHRRENHVHMASIAEAVAAIAEAHDVDIVVPLHPNPASGAVLRGRLEQVTNVALVQPLGYLAFVTLLRRARLVLTDSGGVQEEAPAFGCPVLVLRDSTERPEGIEAGAARLVGTDPATIVAAVAGLITDDAVHAAMTTAILPYGDGYAADRIAAIVAAEIVRR; the protein is encoded by the coding sequence ATGAGCGGGGGCGTACCATCGGGCGGGGGAGTCGTGTGCGTTCTAGGGACGCGGCCCGAGGCGATCAAGCTCGCGCCGGTCGTCCTGGCGCTGGCGGCGCGCGGGGTGGTGGTGACGCTTTGCAGCACCGGGCAGCAGCGCGATCTGACCCGGGCGACGCTCGACGATTTCGGGCTGGTCCCGAACATCGACCTCGACCTGATGCAGCCCGACCAGTCGCCGCAGGCATTCGTCGCTACGGCATTGCCCCTGCTTGGACAGACGATCGCCCGCCTCGCTCCGGCGATGGTCATCGTCCAGGGCGACACCGCGACGACGCTCGCCGGAGCGATGGCGGCGGCGTATGCCTGTGTTCCGGTCGCGCATGTCGAGGCAGGGCTGCGCAGCGGCACCGCCGAGCCCTTTCCCGAGGACATGCACCGCCGGGTCATCGCCCAGCTCGCGACGCATCATTTTGCCCCGACCCAGATCGCGCAGGCGGCGCTCGTCCGCGAAGGGATTGCGTGGGGTGCGATCAGCGTCACCGGCAACCCGGTGATCGATGCGCTGCGGCTCGCCGAGGCGCGGCTTGGTGCTGACGCGGCACTGCGGGCGGGCGTCGATCAAGTGCTCCCGCCGCTGCGTGAGGGCCGCGCAATGGTGCTTGTCACTGCCCATCGAAGAGAGAATCATGTGCACATGGCTTCGATCGCCGAGGCGGTCGCGGCAATCGCGGAGGCGCACGATGTCGACATCGTTGTGCCGCTTCACCCCAATCCTGCTTCGGGCGCGGTATTGCGGGGACGGTTGGAGCAGGTGACTAACGTCGCGCTGGTCCAGCCGCTCGGTTACCTCGCCTTCGTCACGCTGCTGCGCCGGGCGAGGCTCGTCCTGACCGACTCGGGCGGGGTACAGGAGGAGGCTCCCGCGTTCGGCTGTCCCGTGCTGGTGCTGCGTGATTCGACCGAACGCCCCGAAGGCATCGAGGCCGGGGCCGCGCGGCTGGTCGGCACCGATCCGGCGACGATCGTCGCGGCGGTGGCTGGACTTATCACCGACGACGCGGTTCATGCCGCGATGACCACCGCGATCCTGCCTTATGGCGATGGCTATGCCGCCGACCGGATCGCCGCGATCGTCGCCGCCGAGATCGTCCGTCGATGA